In Streptomyces longhuiensis, the following proteins share a genomic window:
- a CDS encoding putative quinol monooxygenase produces MIFIAVKFTARPEYADSWLEHTADFTRATRAEEGNLFFDWSRSVEDPNQYVLLEGFRDGDAGAAHVGSDHFKAGLETMSGLIASVPEIINTEIPGGSWGPMGELSPKE; encoded by the coding sequence ATGATTTTCATCGCCGTGAAGTTCACCGCCCGGCCCGAGTACGCCGACTCCTGGCTGGAGCACACCGCCGATTTCACCCGCGCCACGCGCGCCGAGGAGGGCAACCTCTTCTTCGACTGGTCCCGCAGCGTCGAGGACCCGAACCAGTACGTCCTCCTGGAGGGCTTCCGGGACGGGGACGCGGGGGCCGCGCACGTGGGCTCCGACCACTTCAAGGCCGGCCTGGAGACGATGTCCGGTCTGATCGCCTCCGTGCCGGAGATCATCAACACGGAGATCCCGGGCGGCAGTTGGGGCCCCATGGGGGAATTGTCCCCGAAGGAATGA
- a CDS encoding C40 family peptidase — protein sequence MSHTAHIPSHRKPRRSASKIALRAGVAGGVLSTLAVAGASGPAFAAEPVTETIEMPTITADLSTQVAQSADATQQAANSYALQAEQDLAVAKAAKQAKADQALAEKKAEAKKKAEAEAKRKAEEARASRSAERTTLSTASSAASHVAAPASGSVASVIAFLKAQVGDAYVMGGTGPNSWDCSGLTQAAFAQAGVSLPRVSQDQSTAGTPVSLDNLQVGDLLYWGSAGSAYHVGVYIGNGQYLDAANPSKGVVIQDLSGYPATGAVRVL from the coding sequence ATGTCCCACACCGCTCACATACCCAGCCACCGGAAGCCCCGTCGCAGCGCGTCGAAAATCGCCCTGCGCGCCGGAGTTGCCGGTGGCGTCCTCAGCACCCTGGCAGTGGCCGGTGCGTCCGGTCCGGCGTTCGCCGCCGAGCCGGTGACCGAGACCATCGAGATGCCGACCATCACGGCCGACCTCTCCACTCAGGTCGCCCAGTCCGCGGACGCCACCCAGCAGGCCGCGAACTCGTACGCGCTGCAGGCCGAGCAGGACCTGGCCGTCGCGAAGGCCGCAAAGCAGGCCAAGGCGGACCAGGCTCTCGCGGAGAAGAAGGCGGAGGCCAAGAAGAAGGCCGAGGCCGAGGCGAAGCGCAAGGCCGAGGAAGCGCGTGCGTCGCGCTCCGCCGAGCGCACCACCCTCTCCACCGCCTCCTCCGCGGCCTCCCACGTCGCGGCCCCCGCCAGCGGCAGCGTCGCGTCCGTCATCGCCTTCCTGAAGGCACAGGTCGGCGACGCGTACGTCATGGGCGGCACCGGCCCCAACTCCTGGGACTGCTCCGGTCTGACCCAGGCCGCGTTCGCGCAGGCCGGCGTCAGCCTGCCGCGCGTCTCGCAGGACCAGTCGACGGCCGGCACCCCGGTCTCCCTCGACAACCTGCAGGTCGGCGACCTCCTCTACTGGGGCTCCGCGGGCTCGGCGTACCACGTGGGCGTGTACATCGGTAACGGCCAGTACCTGGACGCCGCCAACCCCTCCAAGGGCGTTGTCATCCAGGACCTGTCCGGCTACCCGGCGACCGGCGCGGTCCGCGTTCTCTGA
- a CDS encoding NADH-quinone oxidoreductase subunit A, with the protein MNAYAPILVLGALGAGFAIFSVVMATLIGPKRYNRAKLEAYECGIEPTPTPAGGGRFPIKYYLTAMLFIVFDIEIVFLYPWAVTFDALGVFGLVEMLLFVLTVFVAYAYVWRRGGLEWD; encoded by the coding sequence GTGAACGCGTATGCGCCCATCCTCGTACTGGGAGCCCTCGGGGCAGGCTTTGCGATCTTCTCCGTGGTCATGGCCACGCTTATCGGTCCAAAGCGGTACAACCGGGCCAAGCTCGAGGCCTACGAGTGCGGTATCGAGCCGACCCCCACGCCGGCCGGCGGCGGGCGCTTCCCCATCAAGTACTACCTGACGGCGATGCTCTTCATCGTCTTCGACATCGAGATCGTCTTCCTCTACCCCTGGGCCGTCACCTTCGACGCCCTGGGTGTTTTCGGGCTCGTGGAGATGCTGCTCTTCGTGCTCACCGTCTTCGTCGCGTACGCGTACGTATGGCGGCGCGGCGGCCTGGAATGGGACTGA
- a CDS encoding NuoB/complex I 20 kDa subunit family protein → MGLEEKLPSGFLLTTVEQAAGWVRKSSVFPATFGLACCAIEMMTTGAGRYDLARFGMEVFRGSPRQADLMIVAGRVSQKMAPVLRQVYDQMPNPKWVISMGVCASSGGMFNNYAIVQGVDHVVPVDIYLPGCPPRPEMLMDAILKLHQKIQSSKLGVNAEEAAREAEEAALKALPTIEMKGLLR, encoded by the coding sequence ATGGGACTCGAAGAAAAGCTGCCGAGCGGCTTTCTGCTGACCACCGTCGAGCAGGCCGCGGGCTGGGTGCGTAAGTCATCCGTCTTCCCGGCCACGTTCGGCCTGGCGTGCTGCGCCATCGAGATGATGACGACGGGCGCCGGTCGCTACGACCTGGCGCGCTTCGGCATGGAGGTCTTCCGCGGCTCGCCGCGGCAGGCGGACCTGATGATCGTGGCCGGGCGCGTGAGCCAGAAGATGGCGCCCGTCCTGCGGCAGGTCTACGACCAGATGCCGAACCCCAAGTGGGTCATCTCCATGGGCGTGTGCGCCTCGTCGGGCGGGATGTTCAACAACTACGCGATCGTGCAGGGCGTCGATCACGTAGTCCCTGTGGACATCTACCTGCCCGGCTGTCCGCCGCGGCCGGAGATGCTGATGGACGCGATTCTCAAGCTCCATCAGAAGATCCAGTCCTCCAAGCTCGGCGTGAACGCCGAGGAGGCGGCCCGCGAGGCGGAGGAAGCGGCGCTCAAGGCGCTCCCGACGATCGAGATGAAGGGGCTGCTGCGGTGA
- a CDS encoding NADH-quinone oxidoreductase subunit C, whose product MSDADSNGVNPEKDLSAANLPGQRGDQGEEIRVQRGMFGANNGGDTSGYGGLVRSVRLPGAASRPYGGWFDEVADELEGALEEQGLVPENAIDKTVVDRDELTFHIEREYLVRVAQTLRDDPALRFELCTGVSGVHYPDDKGRELHAVYHLRSITHNRLIRLEVSAPDADPHVPSLVAVYPTNDWHERETYDFFGLVFDGHPALTRIMMPDDWQGFPQRKDYPLGGIPVEYKGAQIPAPDQRRSYS is encoded by the coding sequence GTGAGTGACGCGGACAGCAACGGGGTCAACCCCGAGAAGGACCTCAGCGCGGCCAACCTTCCGGGGCAGCGCGGCGACCAGGGCGAGGAGATCCGCGTCCAGCGCGGCATGTTCGGCGCCAACAACGGCGGTGACACGTCGGGATACGGCGGCCTCGTCCGCTCCGTACGGCTGCCGGGCGCCGCCTCGCGGCCGTACGGCGGCTGGTTCGACGAGGTGGCCGACGAGCTGGAGGGGGCACTGGAGGAACAGGGCCTCGTCCCCGAGAACGCGATCGACAAGACCGTAGTCGACCGCGACGAGCTCACCTTCCACATCGAGCGCGAGTACCTGGTGCGCGTCGCACAGACCCTGCGTGACGACCCGGCCCTGCGCTTCGAGCTCTGCACGGGCGTGAGCGGGGTGCACTACCCGGACGACAAGGGCCGGGAGCTGCACGCCGTCTACCACCTGCGCTCGATCACCCACAATCGCCTGATCCGCCTCGAGGTCAGTGCCCCCGACGCGGATCCGCACGTCCCCTCGCTGGTCGCCGTCTATCCGACGAACGACTGGCACGAGCGCGAGACGTACGACTTCTTCGGCCTGGTCTTCGACGGCCACCCGGCGCTGACGCGGATCATGATGCCGGACGACTGGCAGGGCTTCCCGCAGCGCAAGGACTACCCCCTCGGCGGCATCCCCGTCGAGTACAAGGGCGCCCAGATCCCGGCTCCGGACCAGCGGAGGTCGTACTCCTGA